One genomic segment of Vulpes lagopus strain Blue_001 chromosome 9, ASM1834538v1, whole genome shotgun sequence includes these proteins:
- the LOC121499123 gene encoding basic proline-rich protein-like: protein MGLFSQPRDFRNRPRQGVWGRKGRCRGHLEGAAPPPPPPPPCGPGPFPTSGPGGRSQRGRQGAVHLAFCERPARPYAARGKEHQAAPPSASKNSSASNPARSRCSRHGREPKGPDWVDERGSCSGNGEEEEGEARGLPGPASAFPPGGGGGLCKQPFPLLCVRLGDKLAPCASPSPRARPQHTHSASERAGGGALAVSPGDHLGPNPRGLLEVGTRTPGGTPAALLRPEAVSRCGTRSPPPRAPRRRSDPPSPHGSRTLGRARVHPPRSPASPAMAGWWDPGPQRRSAPRRRRDALHPSLHPPGRRAARGMEQPAPAQPQPPSQVEPRCLPQGHAQTHSRGERRSSKLRRGPDSERSRGPCARRPPPLRPPGSGPCPRGSHTPATRANIP from the exons ATGGGTCTTTTCAGCCAACCACGGGATTTCAGAAACAGGCCGCGCCAGGGTGtttggggcaggaaggggaggtgCAGGGGGCACCTTGAGGGagccgccccacccccacccccacccccaccctgtggcccgggccccttccccacctcGGGGCCGGGCGGCAGGTCCCAGCGCGGCCGGCAGGGGGCAGTGCACCTTGCCTTTTGCGAGCGTCCCGCGCGCCCTTACGCAGCTCGGGGGAAAGAACACCAGGCGGCTCCGCCCTCGGCTTCTAAGAACAGCTCCGCTTCGAACCcggcacgtagtaggtgctcaaggcACGGCCGGGAGCCTAAAGGGCCGGACTGGGTGGATGAACGCGGATCGTGTAGTggaaatggggaggaggaggagggggaggcaaggggcctccccggccccgccaGCGCATTTccaccggggggtgggggggggctttGCAAACAGCCTTTCCCCCTACTGTGTGTTAGGCTCGGGGACAAGCTCGCTCCCTGCGCATCTCCTTCTCCCCGCGCCCGTCCCCAGCACACACACTCGGCCTCAgagcgcgcgggggggggggcgctcgcTGTGTCCCCTGGGGACCATCTGGGCCCAAATCCGCGGGGCCTCCTGGAGGTGGGCACGCGAACGCCGGGCGGGACGCCTGCAGCCCTCCTGCGCCCCGAGGCCGTCTCCCGCTGCGGGACAcgcagcccccctccccgcgcgccccggagACGCAGTGACCCGCCCAGCCCCCACGGCTCGCGCACTTTGGGGCGCGCACGTGTCCACCCGCCGCGCTCCCCGGCGAGCCCCGCGATGGCCGGCTGGTGGGACCCGGGGCCCCAGCGGCGGAGCGCACCCCGGCGCCGCCGGGACGCCCTgcacccctccctgcaccccccggGGCGGCGGGCCGCGCGGGGCATGGAGCAGCCGGCCCCGGCGCAGCCTCAACCCCCATCTCAAGTTGAGCCGCGCTGCCTCCCGCAAGGTCACGCTCAAACACACTCGCGCGGCGAAAGGAGGAGCTCAAAGTTGCGCCGCGGTCCCGACTCGGAACGCAGCCGTGGCCCCTgcgcgcgccgcccgccgccgctgcgccccccagggagcGGCCCGTGCCCGCGCGGGTCACACACCCCGGCGACGCGG GCTAACATCCCTTGA